In Salminus brasiliensis chromosome 24, fSalBra1.hap2, whole genome shotgun sequence, one genomic interval encodes:
- the lpcat4 gene encoding lysophospholipid acyltransferase LPCAT4: MERRRRTPTHPFIHELELSRARETRSILLGCVLFPIRITLAILFFLLMWPIARLRLAGLSEAERGTASGKGGRRWLLHPIVLFLSRGVFFFTGFMWIKVKGLQAGQKEAPVLAVAPHSGFLDMLVLCVAGLPTVVSRSENSKLPVIGALLEFNQAVLVSRKDPESRRKCVSQIKERLTSNGYWPQMLMFPEGTTTNGQALIKFKPGAFLAGVPVQPVLLHYPNKLDTVRWTWKGMSWLECLWYTTSQFYTNVTVEFLPVYTPSQEERDNPELYADNVQKLMARALEVPATDFIMEGLFPATKLGGLSLPLESPAGETLKLLRRHGFSVAQVETVVNSMIDYCHSKPDRVVNVEQLTILLGLTDKKTAAKICSLYSKNDTLDLRQLCLSVCTAAGLRSQEALLHTAFTLYDSDGDDLLSAEDLSGLMAALVGVPQYSIAEMYAELTTRGQPTEAALYDLLTTHPTYRKLLQEYFQSKQAGQVLADGNHNGIPNRKASHNNNGLQNGNGVTSKKSE; the protein is encoded by the exons ATGGAGAGACGCCGGAGGACCCCAACACACCCGTTCATTCACGAGCTGGAGCTGAGCAGAGCGCGCGAGACTCGG AGTATCCTTCTGGGCTGTGTTCTGTTCCCCATTCGCATCACCCTGGCCATCCTCTTCTTCCTGCTCATGTGGCCCATAGCTCGGCTGCGATTGGCCGGGCTGTCGGAGGCAGAGCGGGGCACGGCCAGTGGGAAGGGTGGGCGGCGCTGGCTCCTGCATCCCATCGTCCTCTTCCTGAGTCGAGGGGTGTTCTTCTTCACGGGCTTCATGTGGATAAAGGTGAAGGGTCTCCAGGCGGGCCAGAAGGAGGCGCCGGTGCTGGCTGTCGCGCCCCACAGCGGTTTCTTGGACATGCTGGTGCTCTGTGTGGCGGGACTGCCTACAGTGGTGTCGCGCTCGGAGAACTCCAAGCTGCCGGTTATTGgag CACTGTTGGAGTTCAACCAGGCGGTGTTGGTGAGCAGAAAGGATCCAGAGTCCAGGAGGAAGTGTGTGTCTCAGATCAAGGAGAGACTGACCTCCAACGGTTACTGGCCTCAG ATGCTCATGTTCCCTGAGGGAACCACCACTAACGGCCAGGCCCTCATCAAGTTCAAGCCTG gtGCTTTCTTGGCAGGTGTTCCAGTGCAGCCAGTGTTACTTCACTATCCAAATAAATTG GACACTGTCCGCTGGACCTGGAAGGGAATGTCCTG GCTCGAGTGTCTCTGGTACACAACCTCTCAATTCTACACCAACGTTACCGTGGAG TTCCTGCCCGTCTACACCCCGTCCCAAGAGGAGAGGGACAACCCTGAGCTGTATGCAGACAACGTACAGAAACTCATGGCCAg agcTTTAGAGGTTCCAGCTACAGATTTTATAATGGAGGGTCTTTTTCCTGCCACTAAGCTGGGtggtctctctcttcctctggaGTCTCCAGCTGGGGAGACCCTCAAACTGCTGCGACGTCACGG TTTCAGTGTTGCTCAGGTGGAGACGGTGGTGAACTCCATGATTGACTACTGTCACTCAAAACCGGACCGCGTGGTAAATGTTGAACAGCTGACCATCTTGCTGGGACTGACCGACAAGAAGACTGCTGCGAAAATCTGTTCCCTCTATTCCAAG aatGACACACTGGACCTGAGGCAGCTGTGTTTGAGTGTATGTACTGCTGCCGGACTCCGGAGCCAAGAAGCTCTCCTTCACACTGCGTTCACg CTGTACGACAGTGATGGTGATGACCTGCTAAGTGCAGAGGACCTCTCTGGCCTGATGGCAGCACTCGTGGGAGTTCCTCAGTACAGCATTGCAGAGATGTACGCAGAGCTGACCACTAGGGGGCAGCCCACAGAAG CTGCACTGTATGACTTGCTGACGACTCACCCAACCTACCGGAAACTCCTCCAGGAATACTTCCAGTCTAAACAAGCGGGGCAGGTCCTGGCTGATGGAAATCACAACGGCATTCCCAACAGAAAGGCCAGTCACAACAACAATGGCCTTCAAAATGGAAATGGAGTTACCAGTAAGAAGTCTGAGTAA
- the emc4 gene encoding ER membrane protein complex subunit 4: protein MSSPGGQGGALSTRGAGGPRRMKWALELSLGNTRGRGDRQSKEGDVMYPVGYSDKPVPDTSVQETDRNLVEKRCWDIALGPLKQIPMNLFIMYMSGNTISIFPIMMVCMMAWRPIQALMSMSATFKLLESSSQQWLQGLVYLIGNLLGSALAVYKCQSMGLLPTHSSDWLAFIEPPQRLEIMGGGMVL from the exons ATGTCGTCACCAGGAGGCCAAGGAGGAGCTCTGTCCACAAGGGGAGCTGGAGGACCAAGGAGAATGAAATGGGCCCTAGAACTTAGTCTGGGCAACACCAG GGGTCGAGGGGACCGGCAGAGTAAAGAGGGAGATGTTATGTACCCTGTAGGATATTCAGATAAACCCGTGCCCGACACCAGTGTGCAGGAGACTGACCGCAACCTGGTGGAGAAG agATGCTGGGACATAGCTCTTGGCCCCCTTAAGCAGATTCCCATGAATCTGTTCATCATGTACATGTCTGGTAACACCATTTCCATCTTCCCCATCATGATGGTGTGTATGATGGCCTGGAGACCCATTCAGGCCCTCATGTCCATGTCTGCCA CCTTTAAACTGCTGGAGAGCTCAAGTCAGCAGTGGCTCCAGGGTTTGGTCTACCTCATCGGCAACCTACTTGGCTCTGCACTGGCGGTCTACAAGTGTCAGTCGATGGGGCTCCTACCAACACACTCGTCAGACTGGCTCGCCTTTATAGAACCACCACAG AGGCTGGAGATCATGGGTGGAGGAATGGTGTTGTGA